The following are from one region of the Ischnura elegans chromosome 12, ioIscEleg1.1, whole genome shotgun sequence genome:
- the LOC124169340 gene encoding uncharacterized protein LOC124169340, which translates to MERQLGQLHKEHDAGKGANVRVSPEQRAMMLQFMEEHPALARNQLCGPQGAALRHKLWKELGDSLNACPTGASKTVEKWIKCWQDWKSDTKCKGQKVRRHAGGTGAGPPLPPLSDIEERLLQVMGQTASVGMEVLKDPIQVQLECPHQPATSSIPQENELTFVFPEVCTSPSPTPPASPPVPSTSHDPPSSTPKPAGEASKGRGKKRKRERSDDNSTMLDERMVSAVEEISAAMVQMAETFQAVGNEFIEFLRRQ; encoded by the exons aGCATGACGCAGGCAAAGGAGCCAATGTCAGGGTGTCTCCTGAGCAGCGAGCCATGATGCTCCAATTTATGGAGGAGCACCCTGCATTGGCTCGCAACCAGCTATGCGGGCCACAAGGGGCTGCATTGAGGCACAAGCTCTGGAAAGAACTGGGAGATAGTCTCAATGCTTGTCCCACAGGGGCCAGTAAAACGGTGGAGAAGTGGATTAAG TGCTGGCAGGATTGGAAGTCGGACACAAAGTGTAAGGGACAGAAGGTGAGGAGGCATGCTGGGGGTACAGGGGCAGGACCTCCATTGCCTCCCCTCTCAGACATTGAGGAGCGGCTGCTGCAAGTCATGGGGCAGACAGCATCTGTGGGCATGGAGGTCTTAAAAGACCCCATTCAG GTCCAACTTGAATGTCCACATCAACCTGCCACATCCAGTATTCCTCAGGAAAACGAATTAACATTCGTGTTTCCTGAGGTTTGCACATCACCCAGCCCCACTCCTCCTGCCTCACCTCCTGTTCCTTCTACATCGCATGACCCTCCCAGTTCAACCCCCAAACCTGCAGGCGAAGCCTCTAAGGGAAgggggaaaaaaaggaagagggaaAGAAGTG ATGATAACTCCACTATGCTAGATGAGCGAATGGTCAGTGCAGTTGAAGAGATAAGTGCTGCCATGGTCCAAATGGCGGAGACCTTCCAGGCTGTTGGAAATGA ATTCATCGAGTTCCTTAGAAGACAATAA
- the LOC124169341 gene encoding putative nuclease HARBI1, whose amino-acid sequence MDAIWGLNFLRRRRRQREREQNIAINRARLRGLRDSSDPFAVDEVVFKGIYRLSKDMVRGLVAELRPHMAVARRSTAIPIELKVLCALHFYGQGSYQKSTGSDSNLGLCQSSVSNAIEEVTEALNTNDILTKWIHFPLQREERSRVIRKNYLATQIPGTIGYVDGTHVAIKAPKEQEHLFLNRKSYHSINVMIVSGYLVT is encoded by the exons ATGGATGCGATATGGGGACTTAACTTTTTGAGAAGAAGGCGacggcaaagagagagagagcaaaataTTGCAATCAATCGCGCTAGGTTGCGTGGTTTAAGAGATTCATCAGACCCTTTTGCGGTGGACGAGGTAGTCTTCAAGGGGATCTACCGCCTGTCAAAGGATATGGTGCGTGGACTTGTGGCAGAGTTGAGACCACACATGGCAGTAGCACGGAGGAGCACTGCCATACCAATTGAGCTAAAa GTCCTCTgtgcacttcatttttatggtcAGGGGAGCTATCAAAAAAGTACCGGCAGTGATAGCAATCTTGGACTCTGCCAAAGCAGCGTGTCCAATGCCATCGAAGAAGTAACTGAAGCTCTTAACACCAATGATATCCTAACAAAATGGATCCACTTTCCATTGCAGAGAGAGGAAAGGAGCAGGGTGATTCGCAA GAATTATCTTGCCACACAAATACCTGGAACGATAGGGTATGTTGATGGAACACATGTAGCCATCAAAGCCCCAAAAGAAcaggaacatttatttttaaataggaaatCATATCATTCAATCAATGTCATGATAGTAAGTGGATATCTAGTAACATAG